The genomic stretch TTGGGCTGTTAGTTGGCGGCGTTGGCGCGCGCCTTCTTCTGCTCATAGCGGGCCTGCATGCGGGCCTCGCCATCCTTGCTGCCGTCGTGGAAGGTGCCGAACCACCTATCGAACGGGATCAGGCCATCGCCGTAGTTCACCTCGAAATATTTGTGGTGGAGGTAGTGGATGTAGGCATGGCTATCGACGCTCGCATTCTCGCCCAGCTCGATCTTGTCGAAGCCGACATGGCCGGGAATGGCGCCGAAGCCGGCGTAGTGCAACTGATAGAGCGCGAGGATCGGGTTCGACGGGATGACCAGGTGCCAGAGCGCCACGCCGAGGTAGCCGAACTGCTCGACCGGGTGCATCGCCAGCGACGACCATGGCGACGGGTTCACCGAATTGTGGTGCACCGAATGCACCCATTTGTAGAGCGGCGGCCAGTGGATCGCGCGGTGCAGCAGGAAGAAATGCGTCTCGTGGATGATCGGCACCGCCAGCGCCAGGCCGAAGAGGTAGACCGGGTGCGAAGTGAAGGTCAGCCACGGCACATAGCCATTGGCGTAGGCGTAGAGAATGCCGACCTCTATCGCCGTCCAGATCGGCATGCCGGTGCCGAAGGTGCGCAGCATGTTGTCGAGGTTCTGGTTCTGGAAGAAGAACGCCTTGCTCTTCTGCTCCGACGGCCATTTGCCGTTGTATTTGAATCGGTTGCCTTGGCTTCTCAACATGTAGAGTCGGAGTTCGAAGACGCCGAAGAACACAAGCAATGCCGCACAGTTGACGAGGAACAGCCGCAGGATCCAGTCCCAGCCAAGCGTCTTCATCACCTCGACATCGGGCAGCACGAAGTGCCACCAGGCCACCGCCGAGAGCGCGAAGAGGAGATTGTAGGGCAGGAAATAGTGCGGCAGCCATTTGAGGAACGCCAGCGGTCGCGGCGGGAAGGTAAAGAGCGGCGCCGTGCCGGCAGGCTCGTTCGGAGCCCATTCGCCGCGCTTGTTGCGTGTGCCGTACTTCAGATCGTCCATGGCGGTCTCGCAAGGTCTTGGTTTCACAAAGACTTGGCTTCACAAAGACTGGGAGAGGGTGAGGAAGCGGTCATGGGCGGCATCGTCCATGTCCACCTGGTGCTGGGCTTCGGGATAACGGCCATCGGTCACGTCGCGGCCGAAGGCGCGGAAGGCGGCGATGCGCTTCTCCTGCAGTTCGGTTTCCAACGTGACAAAATCGGCATAGCGCCTGGCGTGGCGGGGATAGTGGCCGCTGTGGGTGCCGAGCACGTCGGAGGAAAACAGATATTGCGTGTCGCAGGCCGAGCCACAGCCCATGCCCATGGTGATCAGCGGTGTCGAGCGCGTGATGTGCTCGGCAAGCCTGACCGGCACCACCTCGACCTCGATGCAGGCGGCGCCCGCATTCTCCAAATCCTTGGCGGCGCGCAGCACCGTGATCGCCTCTTCGGCTGATTTGCCGATGGCGCGGAAATTGGTCCAGGTGGCGCGGTTGGGCACCAGGCCGACATGGCCGGTGACGGGAATGCCTTCGGCCGCCATGGCCTCGATGAAGCGCGGCGAATGCGATGAATAGACCGCATCGGCGCCGCGCTTCATCATCGCGAAGCCGAGCCGCACCGCTTCGTCAGGCGAGGCGACCGCGCCATGCGGCATCCCTGCGGAGAGGAAGGCGAAGGGTGCTGCCTGGCGAATGGCTTCGAGATTGTGGTCGGGTTCGCAGGACAGGATGACGATGTCGCACGCGACAGCGGCCGCCGCCTCGGACGGCGTGTCGACATGCAGCTGCAGCCATTTCTTGCTGCCCTTGGCGCCTTGCAGGTCGTGTACCGTCAGCCGTCTCGCCACCAGTGATCCTCCCATTTGCGAGAGGCGTAGCATCGCGGCCGGCGGAAGGCCGCTTGTTCCTTGATCAAATCAGATCAAAGGTTCTCGGCGGTGAAAGTTATGAAGCGGATCGGCGGGTTGTCGATTGGCAGGTCGTGCAGGCCAAGCCGGGCCAGGATGAGATCGATTGCGCGGCGAGCCTGCGCTTCCGGCGCCTGGTCGAGCACGACGTCCATGGTGCCCGCGCGCAGGGCCGCGCTGCTGCACTCGGTCAGCTCATGGCCGACGAAGAAAATCTCATGGCGGCGCGGATGGCGAGCCAGCACCTCGTTCAGCGAACCGTTGCCGCCGCCGGCATTGTAGAAGCCGGCGAGATCGGGGCGGTGCCTCAACACCTCGACCAGAAGGTCTGCGCTGCGGCGCCCTTCGTCATGGCCAAACAGCACCTCGGCGAAGGTGAGGTCGGCGCGCGGATGCTCGGCAAGATAATCGGAAAAGCCGCGGATGCGGTCGCGGTGCACCTGGTAGATCTGGCTGTGGCAGAGCGCGACGATGCCACCACTGCCCGTCTGCATGCGGCTCATCAACTGCGCGGCCATGCGGCCGGCGGCGTAATTGTCGATGCCGACATAATCGGCCTTCGAGCCTGCGATGCGGGTCACCACCTGGACCGTCGGTACGCCTTGCGCCTCGACTTCGGCAAGGGCCGCACGGATCAACGGATCGTCCGGCACCGCCAGGATCAGACCGCCACGGCGCATACCAGGCTCGCGGATGCGCCGGGCCACGGCCGTGGCGTCGCCTTCGTCGAGAAAAGTCCGGTGCACGGCGACCGTGCGGTCGAGCGTGGCGGCGATG from Mesorhizobium sp. NZP2077 encodes the following:
- a CDS encoding LacI family DNA-binding transcriptional regulator, which translates into the protein MTKPTFAAIARRAGVGTATVERVLNGRGGVRPETVEKVVAAARSLDYPRRLPEAHRGIIRIEVILVRPDSTFFSRLSRAFERIAATLDRTVAVHRTFLDEGDATAVARRIREPGMRRGGLILAVPDDPLIRAALAEVEAQGVPTVQVVTRIAGSKADYVGIDNYAAGRMAAQLMSRMQTGSGGIVALCHSQIYQVHRDRIRGFSDYLAEHPRADLTFAEVLFGHDEGRRSADLLVEVLRHRPDLAGFYNAGGGNGSLNEVLARHPRRHEIFFVGHELTECSSAALRAGTMDVVLDQAPEAQARRAIDLILARLGLHDLPIDNPPIRFITFTAENL
- a CDS encoding sterol desaturase family protein — protein: MDDLKYGTRNKRGEWAPNEPAGTAPLFTFPPRPLAFLKWLPHYFLPYNLLFALSAVAWWHFVLPDVEVMKTLGWDWILRLFLVNCAALLVFFGVFELRLYMLRSQGNRFKYNGKWPSEQKSKAFFFQNQNLDNMLRTFGTGMPIWTAIEVGILYAYANGYVPWLTFTSHPVYLFGLALAVPIIHETHFFLLHRAIHWPPLYKWVHSVHHNSVNPSPWSSLAMHPVEQFGYLGVALWHLVIPSNPILALYQLHYAGFGAIPGHVGFDKIELGENASVDSHAYIHYLHHKYFEVNYGDGLIPFDRWFGTFHDGSKDGEARMQARYEQKKARANAAN
- a CDS encoding 3-methyl-2-oxobutanoate hydroxymethyltransferase is translated as MARRLTVHDLQGAKGSKKWLQLHVDTPSEAAAAVACDIVILSCEPDHNLEAIRQAAPFAFLSAGMPHGAVASPDEAVRLGFAMMKRGADAVYSSHSPRFIEAMAAEGIPVTGHVGLVPNRATWTNFRAIGKSAEEAITVLRAAKDLENAGAACIEVEVVPVRLAEHITRSTPLITMGMGCGSACDTQYLFSSDVLGTHSGHYPRHARRYADFVTLETELQEKRIAAFRAFGRDVTDGRYPEAQHQVDMDDAAHDRFLTLSQSL